The genomic interval TGCCTGTCAGTCATAACGGCACGTACGATTACACCATGATCTTGCCGGCTCCGAATGCGAGTTTCCGGGTGTACCTCACACCTGAAAACGTCACTTCGGAACTCGAGGCCGAGGGATACGGCATTGAAATGGGGATGTTTTTTGCCGGAGCGAATTCCCTACAATATGGCTGGAACGAGATCGTTGTCAAGATGAAGGACATTGCCGGGAATCCGGCTGCCCAAGACACGATCATTAACGTATGGCGGCCTTCTGAGGAAAGTGAGTCCGGTCCCGATTCTCTGAAGCTGTCGCTTAGCGAGATGGCGTTCGAAAACGACGGCCAATCTTTCTATGCCGAAAGCCAAGGCGGCTTCGGATTTTACAGTGTGACAGCTCATGGCACGAACGCAGATATTTCGTTCACTCCGCTCCTTGTCGATCCTCAATCGGAACTCCTTGGCATCTATGTCGTGAACAACGAGGATGGGCAAACGGAGCTTCCGTCTAACGGAGAAGGCCAGTACAGCTTTGGTTTGGAGTTGGGCGACAACGTCGAGATCGTGGTCAAGGACTCGGAAGGGCACAGGTTCAGGCATCGCATTCATATTTCTCATACGCTAACGGAACCGGAGTCATTGCTGCCTACAGGCATCGAGGCTTGGAGCGTCCAAGGTTTCGAAGTTAAAAAAGATCAATACATCCGCGATGACTACTATAACTTTTCATTGTCGGAAACGTATGAAAGTCCCCAAATGAACTTGGTATTTGATCCGGAGATCTATAGCGGCGCTGCTCTTTATAGCGGCACAGGGTTCGGAGCGACATCTCAAGATCCGGTCGCCTCATGGGGCGAATCGGAGGAGACGGCTCAAACCATTAACGGAATCGTCTCCGGCTATAATGATTACACGCTAGAGTTATATCCTGCGGGAGAAGAAGAGGGGAGCGTCTCCTACACGGTGACGATCGGTAACGGTTCCGCTTCCATTTACGGGATGTCGTTATTGAAGACGTATAACGGTGGAGACTTCCCCGTCGAGGCAGGCTGGACGAATACCGGCAGCGAAGCGGTGCCCGTCTATCAAGCCTATCTCTACAGCTCATTTAGTTATTTAAGGCTGGATATGCAATTCGATTCGAGTCTCGTATCCGATGCGACCCTCGAAGAAATCGACGCAGATTCGCCAATCGAATTGAGGAAGTATAAAGAGGGCGGTTATTATTTGTTCGACGCGTATCAAGTACCCGACGGACTCCGCCACCTGAAACTGTCCGTTACCGAAACGGATGGCGTGACCAAGCACGAATACGATCTATACGTGCACTTCGATCCACAGGATAACGGCGTTGCCAGCGTAATTTCCAACGTTGCCGGCTGGCCTGTCTCTTGGACAAGAGTCGAAGGAACTGAAGAAGAGACCAGCGAAGGTTATGTTCAGCGCCAATATGCGGTATTGCCTGCCGGCGACATTAATCCGACCCTGGATTGGAGTATGACGCTGGTCAGTAACTATTGGCTGGAAGAGTATTATGAAGTTGAGGAAGCTTCCATCGATGGCCAATCAAGCGCCGTTCAAGTAAATGAATCAGGTATGCAAGCACAAGGTCAGCTGGCGCTGACGCCGGGTTATCACGATATCAGGATCAAATATAAGAAGCTTTCCCCGATGTCCGAAGAGAGCGCTACGCATTACATCAGGGAATGGATCGTCTTTGTGGGCGCCCCGTCGCAAATGAGTTACGCGCCGGAAGCTGGACTAGACGGGGAGCGCGTGACGTTAACGCAGGATGAGTCTCATGGATTAGAGCCCATTCCGTTGGATGGAGAAGGACTCAGTTACTGGGCGGACGTGGATTACAACGTAGAAGGCGTTATACTGCAAGTTGCCGCGTATTCTCCATACAGCCGTGTTGATGTCGAATTCATGCAAGAGCGTCCGAATGAACTGAGCGAAGGTCGATATTATTTATCGAGCTTAAGCGAGGGCGACAACGAAGTCAGCATTAAAGTCACCGATCCTACGGGTACGGTTGAGCAGACCTACACGCTGATCATATATAAGGCTGAGTTTGGAGGCGGCGAAGAACCGTCTGCGCCTCCCGCCCAGCTCAGCGGCCTGCGAATCGGCAGCGAAATGGTGTCTGTAGATCAAGGACAATACGATTATACCGTCTATCTTCCGTACGGAGCGCCCGAGTCGATGGTGGTGCATGCCGTCGCCGCCGACCAGGATCATATGAGTTTGACCGTTAACGGCGAGCCTTGGTTATGGGATGACGACAACGAAGCGCATGCGCTCGCACCGAACGAAGCCGGGGAATACGAGCTCGAAGTCAGTTCCGGTGATGGGTCCTACACAACCAGCGTCTATCATATTCATGTGGAGCGGTTGTTGACGGAAGCCGCCAAGATCAATGGAGACGTACCGGTCTCATGGACATCCGCAGGAAGCGATGTTTGGAATTCGGGTGCACTCGAGATGGAGGATGGCGACTGGTTAAGCATGAATTTCGGCAAGCCCGACGGATACCATCTGTTCTTTGAGACGGACGGATCCGAATTCGATGCAGAGCAGCAGCGCTGGTATCCGGATAGCGGTGTTAACAAGCTTACGGTGGAAGTCAAATGGGATGGGAAAGATACCGCTGCCGCTACGTACCAGTTCGTAGTTTATAATTGGAACTCTGTCGTTGTAACGAATATGACGGCGGGCACAAACCCGGACCGTATGAGAGCGATTAAGTGGAAAAATACTTATTATGCAACACTGCCGTCCAATTGGTTTGCGTCCTCCGAGTCGCCTCAAGTGAAAATCAGCACGCTGGAAGGGCAGGAAGTTTCTAATCTTGTCGGTTGGGACTTCACGAATTCCATCTACGAAGGCACTCTTACGCATAATGATTCGGCGAATCATTCGGTCACGCGGGCAGTCGGCGTGTTCGCGCCTGTCGGTATGCCATTGTTCCAGGCCAGATTTCAGGGCGGGAGCTTTGAATGGACGACTGAGTCAATTGCCCGCTTCTTTTACGGAAATGACGAGAGGCCAGGTGCCTATTTCTGGTCGAACGACAATACGATGATACCGACCGGCGTCGAGCTGCGAGTCTCTCAATTGTCGGGTAACATCCAGATTTATGCGATGGATGACGACGATCAGCCGCTGGCGCGTACGGGAGTCAACGAAGATTGGCATTGGAGCCTCCCCCTGAGCTGGCTGGAGTCGGACGGGGATGTTCAAACCTACAAGGTTGTCGTTCAGCAGAGCGGTCGGACTGCTGTTTATCTATTGAGTTTTGGTGCAGGTTCTAGCCCAACGGCTTAAATAAAATTTAAACAATCCGGCTTAGAGGGATGTTTCCTCTAAACGGGTTGTTTTTTTAGAAGGTACTCCGCGTCTATAACCATGACCTAAGTACTTTTTTTATCCCGAAAGAAGGGAAATGATGTCGAAAAATAGAATAGCTATTAAATATGAAAGCGACACGGTCTAGCATTGGGGGGGACAGTGCCGGGAATGGAGTGGTAACCGGAATCGACGGCGGTCGCGATTATGAGAAAAAGATGAGACAGCGCGCGTCGAGCATTAAATATTATTAACTTGATAGGGCATGCAAATGCATGAATAATGAATGAGCGATATATATTAGGCTGGATTCGCGATGACAGGATGCTGCTCGGCCTTATGTCCCGCCCACGGATTCGAATTACATATGTCGTATGACGGATACGTGTTGGTTAAACGCCAAAATGTGGGTATATACTCATAGCTTCACTTACTGACAGGCAAGGGCGTGGCAAGAATGGCAGCAGAATTAAAAGGGAAACGGCGTACGGTTCGTACGGCGGCTGCGGCCGTGCTTCTGGGCACGGCCTTGGCGGCGACCGGCTCCCTGGATTCGCGATTGACCGCAGTAGTCGGACCGATGAAGGCAGCCGAGGCGGCGAAGCTCGGCGCGACCGCCTTCCCCGCGACGACAAAGCAGGCGGACCGCTTAGGCAAGGCGGCCAAGACATCCGCTTCCCGTTCGCGGGTTGCGATCTCGGCGTTATCGAATGCTTCTTTTCTAAAGGAGACGGGCTTCCCGGAAGCCTGGAAGCTGCTGCGACGCGATGTGGTCGGCACGATCGCCATCGTGGATACGGGCATCGATCTGAAGAATGCGGCGCTTCAGCCTTATCTGACCGAGGGCGTCAATCTGCTGGACGACAAAAAGCCGCCGCAGGACGACAACGGACACGGCACGGCAGTGGCTGGCGTCATCGTCGCCGCGGCCGAGGCCGCGAAGGGAGCGAATGCGGAGGCTGCCTGGAAAATGAAGCTGATGCCGGTTAAGGCGTTGGACGACAAGGGCGAGGGCGACGAAGCGCGCTTGTCGGGCGGGATCCGCTACGCCATCGAGCATGGCGCGGACATCGTCGTGCTGTCGCTCGGCCTCCGCAGGGACGCGCCCGGCATGCGCAGCGTCATCGACCTGGCCGAGTCCAAGGGCGTGCTGCTCGTCGCGGCGACCGGCAATGACGCGGCCGATTTTGGCGAGCGAGCGGCGGTGCAATATCCGGCCGCCTACCCGACCGTACTGGCTGTCGCAGGCGCCGAGGCGGGCAAGGGCCAGATCAACTCGACGGGCGGCCCGGAGGTGGACCTGGCCGCGTCGTGGCAGGTCGATACGCTCGCGCTGGGCGGCGGCCGTCTCACTATGGAAGGCACGTCCATGGCGGCGCCGCAAGTGGCGGCAGCGGTCGCGCTGCTGCGGGCTGCGCATCCGGAATGGAAGCCTGCGTTCCTTCGCGAGACGCTGCGCCGCACGGCCGAGGACATCGGCGCCAAAGGCCGCGACGACGCGACGGGCTATGGGCTCTTACGCGCGGACCAGGCCTTGTCCGCCGCGTTTGCGGCCGATTGGCGCGAGCCTAACGGTGCGCAGCGGTCGGCTTCGCCTTTTCCTCCGGGCACGGAGGTCTATTCGGCATGGAGCGGCTTGCTCGATACCGACTGGTATGCGGTCGAAGCGCAATCGGACGGGATGCTGTCCGTACGGATGCAGACGAACCTGTTTGATATCGGACCTGCTGCGGTTAAATTGTCGCTATACCTTCCGGGAGGCGTTAATCCGATCGCTGGGAGCGTGAGCGGTACAAGCGGAGGAACGACGACTTGGAAGGTATCGAAGGGCAAATACTACCTGAGGGTAGACGGATCCTCAAGAACGTCAACGCTGCCTTACAGGCTTACCTCCGGCTTCCGGATGCTGCCCGACCGGACGGAGCCCGGATCTACCCGGGCTTCGGCTTATGCGATCGAACCCCGGACGCAGACCTGGAGCGGGACGTTCGATCGCGAAGACGACAACGATTGGACGACGGTCAAGCTGCCCCAGTCCGGCACGCTGAAGGTCACCGTGGAGACGGACACGACGCGAATCGATCCCGCGATAACGCTGCAGCGAGTCGGGCAGGCCGAAGTCCTGACGGACACGAACGGCGACGGGTTGCCGGAAACGGCCACGATCAAGAACGCGCCGGCAGGCAGGTACTACATAGGGGTCAGCAACGCAGCCGCCGACGGAGCTCCGCCCGTGATAGGGACCTATACGGTCCGACTGGAATACATTACTACGTACGCGGATTTGGGCGAGCCGAACGACGGTCCGCTGACGGCCGCCTCGCTCGTTCCCGGCGAGGCCGGCATCCTCAAAGGGCTGATTTCGTCCAAGGAGGACGCGGATTGGTTCCGGTTCAAGACGACGGGCGGCCGCTTCGCATGGAAGCTCGAAGGCATACCGGAAGACTCGACGTTCAAGCTGGCGGTATACGACAAACAGCTGAAGCTGCTCGGCCAATGGTCAGGCAAGGCGCAGAGCGCTTCCCTGAACGTCCCGCAGAAGCTGGCTGCCGGGACTTATTATGCCCGGATCACGGCCGATCGCGCGGATCGTTCCGCGTATTATCGGTTCGGCGTGACGAGCGCCGACTGAAACGTTTTGGAATTGCGGCGATAAGGAGCGTTTTCGGCGGATGGAATCCATTTATTACACAATGGGCTGGGACAGCTTGTTCTCCATTTTCATTACGCTCGGATTCATCGCTGTCGCATGGGTCGTGCTGCAGGAGGTCAAGTGGGAGCAATTTTTCCGACATCCCAAAAGCCCCAGGGCGCGGCTCGCGCAGCTCATCCTGGCGATCATCGCAGGACGCCTGCTGGCCGGGTTCGTACTGGATTACTGGAATTGGGCTTCGTCGCTGAGGCACCTGTTCAATTCGTCGTAGCAGAAGTTTTTCGCATAACGTCGAATCAAAATGATCACAATGGGTAATAAAGCAGAAGCAAGTCGCCTGAAGGCGAATCTTGTCGGACCAAATGTTTAAGTTTTGTCAAAACATGCCGCTTGTACCGAACCGACGGACGGTGGTATGATGGAATTTGGGTTTTCTGGAGCCGGCATCGGTGAAAGCACGGTCTTCGGAATTGATTCTACACCCGCGGAGGGAACCACCCATGAGCAAAATCATCGTCCGCGGCGGCCGTCCCCTAAATGGGACTGTCCGCGTGCACGGCGCCAAAAATTCCGTCCTGCCGATCCTCGCCGCCACACTGTTGGCGGAAGAAGGATCTTGCGTCATCGATGACGTACCCGCCTTGGACGATGTGTATAACATTCTGGAAGTGCTCTCGGCGCTTGGCGTTCAGGCGCTTCGACACGAATCCCGCGTGACGCTGCGCGCGCACCGGCTGATCTCGCACGAGGCGCCTTACGAGCTCGTTCGCAAGATGAGGGCGTCTTTCCTCGTCATGGGTCCGCTCCTCGCCCGCGAGGGCAAGGTTAAGATCTCGCTGCCGGGCGGCTGCGCGATCGGGACCCGCCCGATCGACCAGCACCTCAAGGGCTTCGAGGCGATGGGCGCCGAGATCGGCTTCGGCCAAGGCTCTGTCGAGGCGAAGGTAGACGGACGGCTGCGCGGGGCGCGCATCTATCTGGACGTAGCCAGCGTAGGCGCGACCGAGAACATCATGATGGCAGCCGCGACCGCGGACGGCGTCACGACGATCGAGAATGCCGCCAAGGAACCGGAGATCGTCGATCTCGCCAACTTCCTGAATGCCATGGGCGCGAAGGTGCGCGGCGCGGGCACCGGCATCATCCGCATCGAGGGCGTAGAACGTCTTAAGGGCATTCGCCACACCGTTATTCCGGATCGGGTAGAGGCGGGCACTTACATGATCGCCGCCGCGATCTCGGGCGGAGACGTGTACATCGAAGGCGCGATCCGCGACCATCTGGGTCCGGTCGTCGCCAAACTCGAGGAGATGGGCGTCGGCATCGAAGCGGACGACAGCGGCATTCGCGTCTTCGCGAATCGCCCGCTCAAGGCCGTCGACGTCAAGACGCTGCCTTATCCGGGCTTCCCGACCGACATGCAGGCGCAGTTCATGGCGCTGCTGCTCGCCAGCCCCGGTACGAGCATCGTCACGGAGACGGTGTTCGAGAACCGTTTCATGCACGTCGAGGAGATGGCGAAGATGGGGGCCGACATCAAGATCGAAGGTCGCACCGCCGTCATCTCGGGCGGCAAGCGGTTGTCAGGCGCACCGGTCTGCGCGACGGATCTGCGCGCGGGAGCTGCGCTGATCTGCGTCGGTCTCGCTGCTGAAGGCGTGACCGAGGTGACGGGCACGCATCACATCGACCGCGGCTATATGGACATCGTCGGCAAGCTGGCCGCGTTGGGTGCGGATATTAGCCGCCTGGGCGACGGCGAAGAAATCCCGGCGCCAGCTGCCGCAGCTGTCGTTCAAACACCGCCCGTGCCTGCCGTAAGGCGAACGCTTCAGGTCGCTTCCGAAGAGCGTGTCGCCTCGGACAGCGTGGCGATGCTGCGCGTGCAGCCGACGCTGGCCTGATATTTCCTTTAACCGCACTTATCATCCTGCGCCTTCGCGCCTTGGACCGAACCGGTCCCGGGCGCGAAGGCTTTTTTGCGTTCTCTTGACTTGTTCTAGCGACTCCGCGACGTTCATAGATTGGTAGCGTGCGAGGAAAAGGACAACGGAGAGAGGAAGTCGAAGGCATGCAAAAGCAAAATGGACAAGCGGATCGCAACAAAAGGCCGTATTATTCGGTGCGCCGCCATCGAAGCGGGGGCAGGTTAAAAGGTCGGTTTCTGCTTGCCGGCGAAAGCGGCATGCGCTCGATCGGCCTCTTGCTTATCTTGGCTTTTGGCACGGGTGCACTTCTGGCCAGCTGGTCCTGGGCAGAACGCCATGCGAGAGAATCGAATCAGGCGCGAATCGTCGAAGAGAGCGCGGATGCGGCGTGGGACAGCGTACGAGAGGAAAAGGAGGAGCCGGATAAGGCGGATATGCCTGCAAATCCATCCGGGGAGAAAGGCATCGAGACCCAAGAGGATGAAGGGGAAAAGACGTCGGAAAAGCCAAGCAAGGGCGCGGGCGCCCTGTCCGCCGCAGACGCCGCGCGGGGGCTGCAGGCGGATCGGGCGGACAGCGCGCTCGTCGTTCGAATCTACTTAAGCGATGACAAGCGGGTCGAGCGCGCGGGTCTGGAGACGTATGTCAAAGGCGTCGTTGCGGCAGAGATGCCGACGGACTTCGAGCCGGCCGCGCTGGAGGCGCAGGCGATCGCGGCGCGCACTTATTTGATCCGCCGCCTGTGGAACGAGGACCGTTCCGGCGTGCCTGTTCGCGGCGCGGACGTGACCGACACGGTGGCGCATCAAGTCTATCGCTCCCGGGCGGAGATGAACAAGCTGAAGGAGGAAAACCCGCAGGCTTGGGCCGCCGTAGACGAAGCGGTGCGAAGGACGCGGGGAATCGTCATGGTATACGGCGGCGCGCCTATCGAATCTCTTTACTTTTCCAGCAGCAACGGATATACGGAAAACGCTAAGGACGTTTTCTCTGCAGATTTGCCTTATCTGGTGTCGGTGAGCAGCCCATGGGATCGCAAAGACTCGCCCCGTGCCGAGGAAACCGTAGAGATGAAGCTAAGCGAATTTTATCGCAAGCTGGGCGTCAAGTCGCTGGCGACGCTGACGGGTCTTGGCAAACGGCCTTCGGCTGTCATAAACGGCTGGACCGAGGGGAAGAGGGTGAGCACAGCGACCGTGGGCGGCAAGACGTTGTCGGGAATCGAGGTTCGCAGATTGCTAGGGCTGCGATCCGCCGCGTTCGATTGGAAGATCGAGAAGGGGAAAATCGCGATTACGACCTACGGCAGCGGGCATGGCGTCGGCATGAGCCAGTGGGGCGCGGAGGGGATGGCAAAGACCGGCGCGACCGCCGCGGAGATCGTACGCCACTACTATACGGGCATACAACTGAAGACGGTGACCGCGCTTCAAACGGCGAGCGGCGACACTGCTAAGCTATAAATCCCTTAATCTTGCAAAAGGCATGTTTAAAAAACTATCATCTGGCAACACTCTGTTGTGAGGTGATAAAAAATGAATGATTCAAACAAACCAAACGGCAAGATCGATCCAAGCAGCACCAGAAGTGTCGTCAGCTCGTCGTCCAGGCCTTCGGCATGGAAAAGGTTTTTTGCCAAGCGGTGGGTATTCCCCGCCATGTACATGGCCGCAGCGGCAATCATCGTAACGATCCTCTGGCTGAACGCCAGCTCGGGAACGAGCGGCAAGCCGAAGGACGAAGCGAGCACCGCAGGCGTGCAGCAGGAGGTCGGCGCTGACGGTCAGACCGCCGAGGATCCGGATGCGCTCCCCGTCGCGGCAAGCGGCGAGACGCTCGCTTGGCCGGTGACCAACCGGGATGCGATGTCGGTCGCGGTGCCGTACTACAACCAGAACGGCACGGAGGAAGAGCAGGCTGCGGCGATGGTGCAGTACGACAACAAGTTCGTGCCGCATACGGCGATCGACCTCGCGAGCAAGGACGGCAAGGCGTTCGACGTCAAGGCTGCGATGAGCGGCGAAGTGACGGTAGCGGAGCAGACGCCTCAAAACGGTTACGAGATTAACATCAAGCATCCGAACGGTCTCGTAACGGTCTACCAAAGCCTTGCGGAGTTGAAAG from Cohnella hashimotonis carries:
- a CDS encoding S8 family serine peptidase; translated protein: MAAELKGKRRTVRTAAAAVLLGTALAATGSLDSRLTAVVGPMKAAEAAKLGATAFPATTKQADRLGKAAKTSASRSRVAISALSNASFLKETGFPEAWKLLRRDVVGTIAIVDTGIDLKNAALQPYLTEGVNLLDDKKPPQDDNGHGTAVAGVIVAAAEAAKGANAEAAWKMKLMPVKALDDKGEGDEARLSGGIRYAIEHGADIVVLSLGLRRDAPGMRSVIDLAESKGVLLVAATGNDAADFGERAAVQYPAAYPTVLAVAGAEAGKGQINSTGGPEVDLAASWQVDTLALGGGRLTMEGTSMAAPQVAAAVALLRAAHPEWKPAFLRETLRRTAEDIGAKGRDDATGYGLLRADQALSAAFAADWREPNGAQRSASPFPPGTEVYSAWSGLLDTDWYAVEAQSDGMLSVRMQTNLFDIGPAAVKLSLYLPGGVNPIAGSVSGTSGGTTTWKVSKGKYYLRVDGSSRTSTLPYRLTSGFRMLPDRTEPGSTRASAYAIEPRTQTWSGTFDREDDNDWTTVKLPQSGTLKVTVETDTTRIDPAITLQRVGQAEVLTDTNGDGLPETATIKNAPAGRYYIGVSNAAADGAPPVIGTYTVRLEYITTYADLGEPNDGPLTAASLVPGEAGILKGLISSKEDADWFRFKTTGGRFAWKLEGIPEDSTFKLAVYDKQLKLLGQWSGKAQSASLNVPQKLAAGTYYARITADRADRSAYYRFGVTSAD
- a CDS encoding DUF1146 domain-containing protein translates to MESIYYTMGWDSLFSIFITLGFIAVAWVVLQEVKWEQFFRHPKSPRARLAQLILAIIAGRLLAGFVLDYWNWASSLRHLFNSS
- the murA gene encoding UDP-N-acetylglucosamine 1-carboxyvinyltransferase, which produces MSKIIVRGGRPLNGTVRVHGAKNSVLPILAATLLAEEGSCVIDDVPALDDVYNILEVLSALGVQALRHESRVTLRAHRLISHEAPYELVRKMRASFLVMGPLLAREGKVKISLPGGCAIGTRPIDQHLKGFEAMGAEIGFGQGSVEAKVDGRLRGARIYLDVASVGATENIMMAAATADGVTTIENAAKEPEIVDLANFLNAMGAKVRGAGTGIIRIEGVERLKGIRHTVIPDRVEAGTYMIAAAISGGDVYIEGAIRDHLGPVVAKLEEMGVGIEADDSGIRVFANRPLKAVDVKTLPYPGFPTDMQAQFMALLLASPGTSIVTETVFENRFMHVEEMAKMGADIKIEGRTAVISGGKRLSGAPVCATDLRAGAALICVGLAAEGVTEVTGTHHIDRGYMDIVGKLAALGADISRLGDGEEIPAPAAAAVVQTPPVPAVRRTLQVASEERVASDSVAMLRVQPTLA
- the spoIID gene encoding stage II sporulation protein D — translated: MQKQNGQADRNKRPYYSVRRHRSGGRLKGRFLLAGESGMRSIGLLLILAFGTGALLASWSWAERHARESNQARIVEESADAAWDSVREEKEEPDKADMPANPSGEKGIETQEDEGEKTSEKPSKGAGALSAADAARGLQADRADSALVVRIYLSDDKRVERAGLETYVKGVVAAEMPTDFEPAALEAQAIAARTYLIRRLWNEDRSGVPVRGADVTDTVAHQVYRSRAEMNKLKEENPQAWAAVDEAVRRTRGIVMVYGGAPIESLYFSSSNGYTENAKDVFSADLPYLVSVSSPWDRKDSPRAEETVEMKLSEFYRKLGVKSLATLTGLGKRPSAVINGWTEGKRVSTATVGGKTLSGIEVRRLLGLRSAAFDWKIEKGKIAITTYGSGHGVGMSQWGAEGMAKTGATAAEIVRHYYTGIQLKTVTALQTASGDTAKL
- a CDS encoding M23 family metallopeptidase; amino-acid sequence: MNDSNKPNGKIDPSSTRSVVSSSSRPSAWKRFFAKRWVFPAMYMAAAAIIVTILWLNASSGTSGKPKDEASTAGVQQEVGADGQTAEDPDALPVAASGETLAWPVTNRDAMSVAVPYYNQNGTEEEQAAAMVQYDNKFVPHTAIDLASKDGKAFDVKAAMSGEVTVAEQTPQNGYEINIKHPNGLVTVYQSLAELKVKVGDSVKQGDVLGTAGVSELEKNEGVHVHFAVKSNSQTVDPASLIEDQQ